From Streptomyces sp. NBC_00690, a single genomic window includes:
- a CDS encoding response regulator transcription factor yields MRVLVAEDEEILAELVATGLRRAGFAVDTVYSGDAALAYLGLHDYDVVVLDRDLPRVHGDQVARELVASESRTRILMLTASASMEDRVEGLDLGADDYLGKPFEFPELVSRVRALRRRSARAVPPLLERHGVVLDTVRRTAVREGRLLDLSPKEFSVLQILLEADGATVSAEELLERAWDAHTDPFTGAVRVCMSKLRAKLGEPALIRTVQGVGYAL; encoded by the coding sequence ATGCGGGTACTGGTGGCCGAGGACGAGGAAATCCTGGCCGAGCTGGTCGCCACCGGGCTGCGCCGCGCCGGTTTCGCGGTCGACACCGTGTACAGCGGAGATGCAGCCCTGGCCTATCTGGGACTCCACGACTACGACGTGGTCGTCCTCGACCGCGATCTGCCGCGCGTCCACGGCGACCAGGTCGCCCGGGAGCTCGTCGCCTCCGAGTCCCGCACCCGCATTCTGATGCTCACCGCCTCCGCGTCCATGGAGGACCGGGTGGAAGGGCTCGACCTGGGCGCGGACGACTATCTGGGCAAGCCCTTCGAGTTCCCCGAGCTGGTCTCCCGGGTGCGTGCGCTGCGCCGCCGCAGCGCACGGGCCGTACCGCCCCTGCTGGAGCGCCACGGGGTCGTGCTCGACACCGTCCGCAGGACCGCCGTCCGAGAGGGACGGCTGCTGGATCTGTCCCCGAAGGAGTTCTCCGTGCTCCAGATCCTGTTGGAGGCGGACGGCGCGACCGTGTCGGCCGAGGAACTCCTCGAACGGGCCTGGGACGCGCACACCGACCCCTTCACGGGAGCTGTCCGGGTCTGCATGAGCAAGCTGCGGGC
- the metG gene encoding methionine--tRNA ligase yields MAATGTEKQGSSADVQAYYVTTPIYYVNDAPHLGHAYTTVAGDVLTRWHRQRGEKVWYLTGTDEHGQKIMRTAEANGVTPQEWCDKLVEEAWKPLWEHLGIANDDFIRTTEKRHTDRVQEFVQDLYDKGEIYKGGYEGPYCVGCEEYKLPADLIDGEGPYEGQKLCPIHKKPVELLKEENYFFKLSEYGPKLLEFYEANPGFIQPESARNEVVNFVRQGLQDLSISRSTFDWGVKVPWDEKHVIYVWIDALLNYATAVGYNENPAKFADTFPANVHLVGKDILRFHAIIWPAMLLANDLPVPGRVAANGWLMVGGEKMSKSNLTGIKPQDLTSHFGVDAYRWYFLRAIAFGQDGSFSWEDFTARYTSELANDYGNLASRVAAMVGKYFDGQLPEATASGPAEKAVQDGLATAVTTADRLIGEELDFQGGILAVFDFVKQVNGYLTEQEPWKVAKDTSPEGQARLATILYTAADALRGVAVLLNSVMPRTSQALWDSLGAETSLGALADQRVQDAGTWGLLPVGSTVTKGAVLFPRLEEPKNQ; encoded by the coding sequence ATGGCGGCCACTGGAACCGAGAAGCAGGGATCGAGCGCAGACGTGCAGGCGTACTACGTGACGACCCCCATCTACTACGTCAACGACGCTCCTCACCTGGGCCACGCCTACACGACCGTCGCAGGCGACGTGCTCACCCGCTGGCACCGTCAGCGCGGCGAGAAGGTGTGGTACCTCACCGGCACGGACGAGCACGGTCAGAAGATCATGCGCACTGCTGAGGCGAACGGCGTCACGCCCCAGGAGTGGTGCGACAAGCTCGTGGAAGAGGCGTGGAAGCCCCTCTGGGAGCATCTGGGGATCGCGAACGACGACTTCATCCGGACCACCGAGAAGCGGCACACGGACCGGGTGCAGGAGTTCGTTCAGGACCTGTACGACAAGGGCGAGATCTACAAGGGCGGCTACGAGGGCCCGTACTGCGTGGGCTGCGAGGAGTACAAGCTCCCGGCGGACCTGATCGACGGCGAGGGCCCCTACGAGGGCCAGAAGCTCTGCCCGATCCACAAGAAGCCGGTGGAGCTCCTCAAGGAGGAGAACTACTTCTTCAAGCTGAGCGAGTACGGCCCCAAGCTGCTGGAGTTCTACGAGGCCAATCCGGGCTTCATCCAGCCCGAGTCCGCCCGCAACGAGGTCGTGAACTTCGTTCGGCAGGGCCTTCAGGACCTGTCCATCTCCCGGTCGACGTTCGACTGGGGCGTGAAGGTGCCGTGGGACGAGAAGCACGTCATCTACGTGTGGATCGACGCGCTGCTGAACTATGCGACGGCGGTCGGCTACAACGAGAATCCGGCGAAGTTCGCCGACACCTTCCCGGCCAACGTCCATCTGGTCGGCAAGGACATCCTGCGCTTCCACGCCATCATCTGGCCGGCGATGCTGCTGGCGAACGACCTGCCGGTACCCGGCCGGGTGGCCGCGAACGGCTGGCTGATGGTCGGCGGCGAGAAGATGTCGAAGTCCAATCTGACCGGCATCAAGCCGCAGGACCTGACCTCGCACTTCGGCGTGGACGCCTACCGCTGGTACTTCCTGCGGGCCATCGCGTTCGGCCAGGACGGTTCGTTCTCCTGGGAGGACTTCACCGCCCGCTACACGAGCGAGCTGGCGAACGACTACGGCAACCTCGCATCGCGGGTGGCGGCCATGGTCGGCAAGTACTTCGACGGGCAGCTGCCGGAGGCCACCGCGTCCGGCCCCGCGGAGAAGGCGGTCCAGGACGGTCTGGCGACGGCGGTCACGACGGCGGACCGGCTGATCGGCGAGGAGCTCGACTTCCAGGGCGGCATCCTCGCGGTCTTCGACTTCGTGAAGCAGGTCAACGGCTACCTCACCGAGCAGGAGCCGTGGAAGGTCGCGAAGGACACCTCTCCCGAGGGTCAGGCGCGCCTGGCGACCATCCTGTACACGGCGGCCGATGCGCTGCGCGGTGTGGCGGTCCTGCTGAACTCGGTGATGCCGCGCACCTCGCAGGCGCTGTGGGATTCCCTGGGCGCTGAGACGTCCCTGGGCGCCCTGGCCGACCAGAGGGTGCAGGACGCGGGCACCTGGGGCCTGCTGCCGGTGGGCTCGACGGTCACCAAGGGCGCGGTGTTGTTCCCGCGGCTGGAGGAGCCGAAGAACCAGTAG